CCCCTCCCGTTCGAGGGTGTCCGCCAAGAACGCGCCGAACGGGTCGCGGGCGATCCGGGTCCAGAACAGCGGGTCCTCTCCCAGCCGGGAGAGCGCGACGGCGACGTTCGCGGGTGCGCCCCCGGCACGCTTGGTGAAGCGCTCGACCGTCGTGAGCGGCCCGGGCCGATCGGGGATGAAGTCGATGAGCGTCTCGCCCGCGACCAGCACCTCGTGGTCGGCCATACACACCGCTCTCCCGGTGGAAAAATAACGCTGCCGGAGCCCGTGTGACGGGCGCACCTTCCCCACGAACGAAAAGAAATCTTTCCGTACCGAAAACCGATGTTCGCGAAATCAATCTTTAAGGGGGTGGCGACCGTACCTCGAGACGAGATGAGTGTACAGAAGACCGTCCGTCAGGAAGCCGGCACCGTCGAGGAGAACGAGCTTCGAATCGAGAAGGAGAAGGCCGAGCAGATCATCGACGCGCTGAACACCGACCTCGCGAACTCGTACGTACTCTACCACCAGCTGAAAAAGCACCACTGGGTCGTCGAGGGTGCGGAGTTCCGCGACCTCCACCTCTTCTTAGAGGAGGCCTACGAGCACGTCGAGGTCGGTGCCGACCACATCGCAGAGCGCGCGCAGGCGCTCGGCGGCGTGCCCGTCTCGGGTCCCGCGAACTTAGAGGAGCGTGCGACCGTCGAGTTCGAGGGCGAGGACGTCTACGACATCCGGACGATGCTCGAGAACGACCTCGAGACCTACGGCGACATCATCGAGGGACTGCGAGAGCACATCCGCCTCGCTGACAACCTCGGCGACTACGCCACCGAGGAGCTGCTGCGCGAGGTCTTAGCGACCGTCGAGGAGGACGCCCACCACATCGAACACTACCTCGAGGACGACACGCTCGTCATCTCCGAGGCGATGGAACGGTAGGCCACCCCGACGGAGAACCGGGTTTTTTGCGATCGAGAACGACGCAGTGGTGGCTGTGGTCTTACCGGAAAAGAGCGGTCGAAACTCGAGTAGCTACCGGAGGAGCTCGACGGTCAGGTCGGTCGCGATCCAGCCGTCGCTGTTCCCCTCCTCGGTGAAGACCGTCCGCTCCGGGGAGGCGGTGAGTGCGGAGATGAACGGGCCCGGGGGCTCCTCGCCGCCCGAATCCTGTGTGCCCTGTACTGCCATACGAGGAGTTAGGCGAGCCTAAAGGTAAAGAGGTTTCGGTCCACCTAATCCCGACCGATCCCGCAGCCGGAGACCGTCGCACAGGAGAGCCCGCGCGACTCGAGTTCGTCGATGTAAGTGTTCAGACCGATCGCGTCGCTCGCGATGTGGCCGGTCACGACGAGGTTCTTCCCCTCCCC
This region of Halalkalicoccus sp. CGA53 genomic DNA includes:
- the dpsA gene encoding DNA starvation/stationary phase protection protein DpsA; amino-acid sequence: MSVQKTVRQEAGTVEENELRIEKEKAEQIIDALNTDLANSYVLYHQLKKHHWVVEGAEFRDLHLFLEEAYEHVEVGADHIAERAQALGGVPVSGPANLEERATVEFEGEDVYDIRTMLENDLETYGDIIEGLREHIRLADNLGDYATEELLREVLATVEEDAHHIEHYLEDDTLVISEAMER